The following DNA comes from Streptomyces sp. Ag109_O5-10.
CATGGCGCTTCTCGTCCAGTCGAGCCCCGGACTGACCGCCGATGCCCTCGCCCGCGAGCTGGACGTCTCCCGGCGCACGGTGATCCGCGACGCCCAGGCCCTGCAGGAGGCGGGCGTCCCCATCCGGTCCGAGCGCGGCCGGGCGGGCGGCTACCACCTGGCGCCCGGCCACCGCACCCGGCTCACCACGCTGCATCCCACCGAGGCGGAGACGCTCTACCTCTCCGGCCTGCCCACGGCCCTGCGCGATCTGGGCCTGTCGGACGCGGCGGACACCGCCCGGCTGAAACTGTCGGCCACCCTGCTCCCCTCACTGCGCGCGGCGGCCGAGTCGTCGGTGCGCCGCTTCCACCTGGACGCCCCGGCCTGGTTCCGCGAGCCGTCGGCACCGGAACTGCTCCCGGAGCTCGCCCGCGCCGTGTGGTCCGACCGCACCGTCGAACTGGACTACGCGCGGCCGGGCCGGGACGGCGCGCCGCCCCGCACGGTGACCCGCCTGCTGGAGCCGTACGGGCTCGTCCTGAAGGCGGGGGTCTGGTACGTCGTCGGGCGCGTCCCGGCCGAGCGGGCGGCGGGCCGGGACGGCGTCTGGCGCACGTACCGCGTCGACCGCGTCACGGCACTCTCCGCCGCTCCCGGCGCCGCCGGACCCTTCGTCCGCGACCCGTCCTTCGACCTGGCGGCGCACTGGCGGGCCCACGCGGCCGGGTTCGCCCGGGCGCTGCTGCGCACGACCGTCACCGTGCGGCTGACCGGGCCCGGCCTGGCCCGGCTGCCCGCCGTGGCGGACCCGGCGGGCGTGGCCGTCGCGCTGGCGTCCGCGTCCGCGACCGCGCCGGACGCCGCCGGGCGGGTCACACTCGACCTGCCGGTGGAGTCGGAGGACGTCGCCTTCGGCCAGCTGACCGGGCTGGGCGCGGACGTCGAGGTGCTGGCCCCGGCGAGCCTGCGGGCCCGCTTCCGGGCACATGCCCGGGCCCTCGCCGCCCTCTACGCCCCCGAACCGGAGGGTCGGCGGTAGCGAGGAAATCTCAGCGGTAGTCGTCCGGTGAGCCGGCCTTGCCGCCGTACACGACGTCCTCGAAGTACGCCAGGGCGTCCGGCCGGCTGCCGTCCACGTCCCGTACGCCGTAGGTCCGGGCGAGTTCCGCGCTGGAGGTGGACCCGCCGTTCCAGCGGGCGGCCCGGTCCGGGTCGGCGGCGAGCGCGGCGACCGCGCGGGCGAGGTAGCGGGGCGACTCGGCGATGGCGAAGTGCGGGTCCTGGGTGACCGCGTCACGCCAGTTCTCCTCGGTCACGCCGAAATGGGCGAGCATCTGCTCCGAGCGCAGGAAGCCCGGCGTGACGGCGACCGCGGTGCCGCCGTACTCCGCCAGCTCCTGGCCCAGACCGAAGGCGATGCGGATCGGGGCGGTCTTGGCGAGGTCGTAGTAGAGGTTCTCGCGGTACCGGCGGTTGAAGGCCGCCGTGCCGTCGGTGACCTCCACGTGCAGCGGCGCGTCCGAGCGGACCAGGAGCGGGAGGGCGAGCGCCGCGGTGATCACGTGCGAGCGCACCCCGAGGTCCAGGATGCGCAGGCCGTCGGCGAGCGGCGTCTGCCAGCTCTTCTTGCCGAAGACGGAGCCGGTGAGCAGGTGCTCGCCGCCCCAGAGGTCGTTGACGAGGATGTCCAGCCGGTCCTGTTCGCGGCCGATCCGCTCGACGAGGGCACGGACCTGGTCCGGGTCCAGGTGGTCGGTGGGGACCGCGATGCCGGTGCCGCCGGCCGCGCCGACCAGTTCCGCGGTCTCCTCGATGGTCTCGGTGGTCCGGCCGACCTCGCTGGCGCGCTCGCGGGTGGTGCGGCCGGTGACGTACACGGTGGCGCCGGCCCGCCCGAGTTCCACGGCGAGGGCACGTCCGGCGCCGCGGGTGGCCCCGGCGACGAGCGCGACCCGGCCGGCGAGCGCGCCTTCCCGGCCGGTGTCCCGGGTGCCGGAGTCCTGCGTGGCGGAGTCCTGGGTGCTGATGTCGTGGCCGTTCATGTCTTTGTCGTCCATGGCACCACGGTGCCCGCCAAAGGTGACGGATGATGTCACCTTTTTCCGGCGATCCGCCCGGGCCACGGGCGAGGGCGGCTTACGGGTACCCCCGGACGCGCGCCCCCCAGGTCGGCCCGCTAACTTTGGCTTCGTGGACAAGAAGAACGCCCTGCGCGCCGGCGCCCTGGCTGCCGGTACGACGCTGATGATGCTGCTCATGTCGTCGCCCGCCCTCGCGCTCGCGCGTGACGACGGTGACGACCCCGGCAAGGGCCTGAGCGTCATCCAGACGCTGGGTCTCTACGTCCTGATACCGCTCGTGCTGTTCGCGGTCATCGCGGGCCTGGTGATGGCGCTGGACAAGTCCAAGGTCCGGGTCACCAAGCCGAAGGCCAAGGCGTAGGCCAAGGCCTGGGCCCAGGCTCCCCGCTTCACCGAGGGCGCCGGTCGCCTCCCCTGCGTGCCGCACGTACGGGAGGCGACCGGCGCCCTCGGTGCGTTCCTCAGGGGCTCGGCGCGGTCAGGTACCGCTGCACGGTCGGCCCGAGCCACGCCAGGACCTCCTCGCGCGCCAGCGCCACGACCGGCGCCAGCCGCACCACGTAACGGGTCAGCGCGAGCCCCATCAGCTGGGCGGCGCACAGTCCCGCCCGCGTCACCACCTGCTCGGGATCCGGGCACACCCGCGCCGCCACCGGCACCACCTGCTCCCGGAAGACGTCCTGCAGGCGCTCCCTGCCCGCCGTGTTGGTGACGGCGACCCGCAGCATCGCGGTGAGCTCCTCGTTCGCCTCCCAGATGTCCAGGAAGTGGCTCACCAGCGCGTGCCCGACCTCGGTGTGCGGCACCTCGGACACGTCGGGCAGCCGCAGGTCGAGCGTGACGGCGGCCGCGAAGAGACCGTCCTTGCTGCCGAAGTAGCGCATGACCATGGAGGGGTCGATGCGGGCGTCCTTGGCGATGGCGCGGATGGTGGCGCGCTCGTAGCCGTCGGCGGCGAAGCGTTCGCGGGCGGCGGTCAGGATGGCGGAGCGGCTGGCGTCGGAGCGGCGCGCCGCCGGGCCGCTCGCCGGGCCACTTGCCGAGCCGTTCGCCGAGCCGTTCGCGGGACCTGTGTTTCCCCTGGGAGTGCCGGTCATGCCAACGAGCGTAGGCCAACACTTGTGGGCCAACAAGTGTTGACCGCGTAATGGGCGCATCCTAGGCTTGTCAACAAGCGTTGGCCAACAAGTGTTGGTCATCGGATGTTGGCAAACGAGCGCGGACATCCAGGAGGCCCCCATGAACGGCACGAACGGCACACCCGGCCCGACCGCCCGCGTGATCGTCGTCGGCTCCGGCCCCACCGGCCTCCTGCTGGCCGGTGACCTCGCCGCCGCCGGCATCCCGGTCACCCTCCTCGAAAAGCGCCCCCGCAAGATCAGCAATCTGTCCCGCGCCTTCGCCCTGCACGCCCGAGCCCTGGAGCAGCTGGACTCCCGGGGCCTCGCCGACGAGCTCGAAGCCGTCGGCAAGCCGCTCGCCCGCTTCGGTCTCTTCGGCGGACTCACCCTCGACCTGGGCGACCTGCCCTCCCGCTTCCGGCACATCCTCGTCCTCCCGCAGTACGAGGTCGAGAAGGTGCTGGAGCGCCGGGCGGCCGAGGCGGGCGTCGAGTTCCGCAACGAGTGCGAGGTGACCGGCCTGACCCAGGACGCGGCCGGGGTCACCGTGCGCGTCGAGGGTGGCGAAAGCCTGCGTGCCGCGTACGTGGTCGGCGCCGACGGCATGCACAGCGCGGTGCGCGAGGCGGTCGGGCTGCCGTTCCCCGGCAGGTCGGCGATCCGGTCCGTGGTCCTCGCCGACGTACTGCTCACCGAGCAGCCGGAGACGCTGCTGACGGCCGCGGCGGTCGGCGACGCGTTCGCGTTCCTGGCGCCCTTCGGCGACGGCTACCACCGCGTCATCTGCTGGCACCGCGGGCATGACGTCCCCGACCGCGAACCGGTCGGGCTCGACGAGGTCCGGGAGATCACCCGGCTGGCGCTGGGCAAGGACTACGGGATGCACGCCCCCCGCTGGATGTCCCGCTTCCACAGCGACGAGCGCCAGGTGCCCAGCTACCGGGTCGGCCGGGTCTTCCTGGCCGGCGACGCGGCGCACGTGCACACCCCGGCCGGCGGCCAGGGGATGAACACCGGGCTGCAGGACGCCGCCAACCTGAGCTGGAAGCTCGCCGCCGTGCTGCACGGCCACGCGGATCCCGGCCTGCTCGACAGCTACCAGAGCGAACGCCACCCGGTCGGCAGGACCGTACTGCGCAGCAGCGGCGCGCTGATCCGCCTGGCGATGGCCAAGGGCCCCATGCTGCCGGTGCGCTCGGGACTGATCCGCGCGTTCGGCCTGGTGGGCCCGGTCCGCCGCCGGATCCTGGCCCAGATCACCGGCATCGGCTACCGCTACCCCGCCCCGCGAGGCTCCCACCCGCTCACCGGCACCCGCGCCCCCGACCTCGCCCTGGAAGGCGACGGCCGCCTGTACGAGGCCCTGCGCGGCGGCCGGTTCGTCCTGGTCACCCCGGCCCCCGCCCAAGCCCCCGCCTCGGCCCCGGCCCCGGCTCCGGACGACACCGGCAGGCGGTACGGCGACCGGCTGGCCCTCGCGCACTGGAGGAGCGGCCGCCGTACGGCCGTCCTGGTGCGCCCCGACGGATACGTGGCCTGGGCGGGCGAGGACGCCCAGGCGCCGGACGTCGAGAAGGCGCTGGCCACCCACGTCGGCTGAGCGCCGGGTGACCGCCGGGCGGCCGGTTCACGCGAGGGTGAAGTCCGCCGCCTCGGTGTCGAGGGTGGTGTGCCCGTCCTCGGCCGTGGCGAGCACGGCGATGTGCCAGGTGCCGTGCGCGGACGACGCGGCGTCGGCGGCGGACACCGCCTCCCGGTACACGCACCGGACGGTGTGACCGCCGGCCGGCGTGCAGGTCGCCGACTCCACCTCGGCCATGTCCTTGGCGGTGAGCGGCCGGTCGGCGAACTCGGACTTCTCCGGCCAGGCCAGCACCTTCAGGCTCTTCACACCGGAGGGCGCGGTGACCTCGGTGGTGAAGGAGAGCGAGCCCGGGTGACCGGCCTCGGGGGCGGTGTAGCGGACGGTGCCGTGCGACAGCGCGGGCGCCGGGTCCTGGTCGTCGGCGTAGGCGAGGGCGAAGGCCCCGGCACCTGCGAGCACGACGACACCGGCGACCACGGACAGGGCGATACGACGGGACATGGCGAGTTCTCCGTAGCTGGCTCGGGCCGGCTCAGGCCGTCTGAGCCGATCGGACCGGCGCTCTGTGCCGCGCCGTTGCGTCGATCCTCGCAACGCGCGACCGCCCCGGGCGTGAGCACGGATACTCAACTCGTCCTGGGTGAAGGGTACTTCGCGCATAGGGCGGGGCGCCCGGTGGAGATCCCTCCGGGCGCCCCGACGAGAGGTACCGCCTACTGGGCCGCCGCGTCCGCCGCCTGGGCCTTCAGGGCGCGCTCGACCCCCGCGCGGGACTCCGAGACGAGCCGGGCCAGGGCCGCGTTCGGCTGGGCCGCGGCCAGCCAGGTGTCCGTCTTGGCCAGGGTGTCCTGGGAGACCTGGAGGGACGGGTAGAGACCGACCGCGATCTGCTGGGCGATCTCGTGCGAGCGGGAGTCCCACACCGACTTCAGGATCTCGAAGTACCTGTCGGTGTACGGCGCCAGCAGCTCACGCTGGTCGGTCTGGACGAAGCCGCCGATCACCGCCTCCTGCACGGCGTTGGGCAGCTTGTCGGAGTCGATGACCGACGCCCAGGCCTCCGCCTTCGCCTCCTCGGTCGGGCGGGCGGCGCGGGCGGTGGCCGCGTGCCGCTCACCGGCGGCGGTCCGGTCCCGCTCGTACTCGCCCGCGATCTCCGCCTCGTCGAAGCGGCCGACCGCGGCCAGCCGCTCCACGAACGCCCAGCGCAGCTCGGTGTCGACGGCCAGGCCCTCGATGGTCTGGGTGCCCTCCAGCAGGCCGTCCAGGAGGTCCAGCTGCTCCGGGGTGCGGGCGGTGGCCGCGAAGGCGCGGGCCCAGGCCAGCTGGTGGTCGCTGCCCGGCGTGGCGGACCGCAGGTGGGCCAGCGTGGCGTCGGTCCAGCGGGTGAGCAGGGCCTCGCGGGCGGTCGGGTCGGCGTACAGCTCGATGGCGAGCTTCACCTGCCGGTGCAGCGACTGCACGACACCGATGTCGGACTCCTTGCCGATGCCCGACAGGACGAGGGACAGGTACTCCCGGGTGGGCAGTTCCCCGTCCCGGGTCATGTCCCAGGCCGAGGCCCAGCACAGCGCCCGCGGCAGCGAGGACTCGAAGTCGCCGAGGTGCTCGGTGACGACGTGCAGCGACTGCTCGTCCAGGCGGACCTTGGCGTACGACAGGTCGTCGTCGTTGAGCAGGAACACCGCGGGGCGGCGGCGGCCGGACAGCTGCGGTACGGCGGTCAGCGCGCCGTCCACGTCCAGCTCGATCCGGTCGGTGCGCACCAGCTTGCCGGTCGTCTCGTCGAGGTCGTACAGGCCGATCGCGATCCGGTGCGGACGCAGGACCGGCTCGCCCTTGGCACCGGCCGGCAGCGCCGGGGCCTCCTGGCGGATGGCGAAGGAGGTGACGACACCGTCGGCGTCCGTCTCCACCTCCGGGCGCAGGATGTTGATCCCGGCCGTCTGCAGCCACTTCTGCGACCAGGTGCCCAGGTCACGCCCGGAGGTCTCCTCCAGGGCGCCCAGCAGGTCGGACAGGCGCGTGTTGCCGAACGCGTGCCGCTTGAAGTACGCCTGCACGCCCTTGAAGAACTCGTCCATGCCGACGTACGCGACCAGCTGCTTCAGGACACTCGCGCCCTTGGCGTACGTGATGCCGTCGAAGTTGACGAGCACGTCGTCGAGATCCCGGATCTCGGCCATGATCGGGTGCGTGGAGGGCAGCTGGTCCTGCCGGTACGCCCAGGTCTTCATGGAGTTCGCGAACGTCGTCCACGAGTGCGGCCAGCGCGAGCCGGGGGCGTACGCCTGGCAGGCGATGGAGGTGTAGGTGGCGAACGACTCGTTCAGCCACAGGTCGTTCCACCACTCCATGGTGACCAGGTCGCCGAACCACATGTGGGCCAGCTCGTGCAGGATGGTCTCGGCCCGCGTCTCGTACGCCGCGTCGGTCACCTTGGACCGGAAGACGTACTGGTCGCGGATGGTCACCGCGCCCGCGTTCTCCATCGCGCCCGCGTTGAACTCCGGCACGAACAGCTGGTCGTACTTGGTGAACGGGTACGCGTAGTCGAACTTCTCCTGGAACCAGTCGAAGCCCTGCCGGGTCACCTCGAAGATCGCGTCCGAGTCGAGGAACTCGGCGAGCGACGGCCGGCAGTAGATGCCGAGCGGCACGCTCTGGCCGTCCTTCTCGTACACGCTGTGCACCGAGTGGTACGGGCCCACGATCAGGGCCGTGATGTACGACGAGATGCGGGGCGTCGGCTCGAAGACCCAGACGTCGTCCTTGGGCTCGGGCGTCGGCGAGTTGGAGATCACGGTCCAGCCGGTCGGCGCCTTCACCGTGAACTGGAACGTCGCCTTGAGGTCCGGCTGCTCGAAGCTGGCGAAGACCCGGCGGGCGTCCGGCACCTCGAACTGGGTGTAGAGGTAGGCCTGCTCGTCGACCGGGTCGACGAACCGGTGCAGGCCCTCACCCGTGTTGGTGTACGCGCAGTCGGCCACGACCCGCAGGATGTTGCGGCCCTCCAGCAGCCCCGGCAGCGCGATCCGGGAGTCCGCGAAGACCTCGGCAGGGTCGAGGGCGTCACCGTTCAGGGTGACCTCGTGGACCGCGGGGGCCACCAGGTCGATGAAGGACGCGGCGCCGGATTCGGCGACGTCGAAGCGCACCGTGGTCACGGACCGGTAGGTACCGCCCTCCTGCGCGCCGGAGAGGTCGAGATCGATCTCGTACGAGTCAACGGTGAGCAGCTTCGCCCGCTGCTGTGCCTCTTCGCGAGTCAGGTTTGTGCCAGGCACGCGGTCATCTCCTCGTTATGTGTGGGTTGCGCCATCCTTCCACGGGACCGGGGAGGAGGGCGACGAGGGAAAACCCCAGAGATCGCGCGGGCCGCCGCCGTCAGGCCGCCGTCGTGCCGCCGTCGACCGGCATCGCCGCGCCGGTGACGAAGGAGGCGCGGTCACTGCACAGCCAGAGCGCGGCCTCGGCGACCTCGGCGGGCCCTGCCATGCGCTTCTGGAGCGTCTCGTCCTCGAACCGCTCGCGCAGCTCCGGCATGGTCCGCACGGCCCGGTCCATCATCTCGGTGCGGGTGCTGCCCACCACCAGCGCGTTGACGCGGATGCCGCGCTGCGCGTACTCGGCCGCGGCCGCCCGGGTGAGCCCGAGGACCGCGTGCTTGGCCGCGACGTACGCCGCCGACGCCCCGGTGGCCCGCTGCCCCGCGACACTCGACGTGTTGACGATCGTGCCGCCGCCGGCCCCCAGCATCTCGGGGATCTGGAAGCGCAGGCAGTTCCACACCCCGCGCACGTTGACGTCCATGGTCTGCTCGTAGACGTCCTGGCCGGTCTCGTGCAGCTCGGTGCCCGCGGTGCCGAACCCGGCGTTGTTGAAGGCGCAGTCCAGGCGCCCGAAGGCGTCGACGGCCGAACGGACGACCCGTTCGACGTCCGCGGCCGAGGCCACGTCCGCCGGCACGGCCAGTGCCCGCCCGCCGACGGCCGAGATCTCCTCGACGAGCGCCCGCAGCCGCTCCGCCCGCCGCGCCGTCACCACGACGGCCGCCCCCTCCCGGGCGAACAACCGCGCGGCG
Coding sequences within:
- a CDS encoding DUF5707 domain-containing protein, producing MSRRIALSVVAGVVVLAGAGAFALAYADDQDPAPALSHGTVRYTAPEAGHPGSLSFTTEVTAPSGVKSLKVLAWPEKSEFADRPLTAKDMAEVESATCTPAGGHTVRCVYREAVSAADAASSAHGTWHIAVLATAEDGHTTLDTEAADFTLA
- a CDS encoding YafY family protein; protein product: MRAARLIRMALLVQSSPGLTADALARELDVSRRTVIRDAQALQEAGVPIRSERGRAGGYHLAPGHRTRLTTLHPTEAETLYLSGLPTALRDLGLSDAADTARLKLSATLLPSLRAAAESSVRRFHLDAPAWFREPSAPELLPELARAVWSDRTVELDYARPGRDGAPPRTVTRLLEPYGLVLKAGVWYVVGRVPAERAAGRDGVWRTYRVDRVTALSAAPGAAGPFVRDPSFDLAAHWRAHAAGFARALLRTTVTVRLTGPGLARLPAVADPAGVAVALASASATAPDAAGRVTLDLPVESEDVAFGQLTGLGADVEVLAPASLRARFRAHARALAALYAPEPEGRR
- a CDS encoding TetR family transcriptional regulator codes for the protein MTGTPRGNTGPANGSANGSASGPASGPAARRSDASRSAILTAARERFAADGYERATIRAIAKDARIDPSMVMRYFGSKDGLFAAAVTLDLRLPDVSEVPHTEVGHALVSHFLDIWEANEELTAMLRVAVTNTAGRERLQDVFREQVVPVAARVCPDPEQVVTRAGLCAAQLMGLALTRYVVRLAPVVALAREEVLAWLGPTVQRYLTAPSP
- a CDS encoding FAD-dependent monooxygenase; protein product: MNGTNGTPGPTARVIVVGSGPTGLLLAGDLAAAGIPVTLLEKRPRKISNLSRAFALHARALEQLDSRGLADELEAVGKPLARFGLFGGLTLDLGDLPSRFRHILVLPQYEVEKVLERRAAEAGVEFRNECEVTGLTQDAAGVTVRVEGGESLRAAYVVGADGMHSAVREAVGLPFPGRSAIRSVVLADVLLTEQPETLLTAAAVGDAFAFLAPFGDGYHRVICWHRGHDVPDREPVGLDEVREITRLALGKDYGMHAPRWMSRFHSDERQVPSYRVGRVFLAGDAAHVHTPAGGQGMNTGLQDAANLSWKLAAVLHGHADPGLLDSYQSERHPVGRTVLRSSGALIRLAMAKGPMLPVRSGLIRAFGLVGPVRRRILAQITGIGYRYPAPRGSHPLTGTRAPDLALEGDGRLYEALRGGRFVLVTPAPAQAPASAPAPAPDDTGRRYGDRLALAHWRSGRRTAVLVRPDGYVAWAGEDAQAPDVEKALATHVG
- the pepN gene encoding aminopeptidase N translates to MPGTNLTREEAQQRAKLLTVDSYEIDLDLSGAQEGGTYRSVTTVRFDVAESGAASFIDLVAPAVHEVTLNGDALDPAEVFADSRIALPGLLEGRNILRVVADCAYTNTGEGLHRFVDPVDEQAYLYTQFEVPDARRVFASFEQPDLKATFQFTVKAPTGWTVISNSPTPEPKDDVWVFEPTPRISSYITALIVGPYHSVHSVYEKDGQSVPLGIYCRPSLAEFLDSDAIFEVTRQGFDWFQEKFDYAYPFTKYDQLFVPEFNAGAMENAGAVTIRDQYVFRSKVTDAAYETRAETILHELAHMWFGDLVTMEWWNDLWLNESFATYTSIACQAYAPGSRWPHSWTTFANSMKTWAYRQDQLPSTHPIMAEIRDLDDVLVNFDGITYAKGASVLKQLVAYVGMDEFFKGVQAYFKRHAFGNTRLSDLLGALEETSGRDLGTWSQKWLQTAGINILRPEVETDADGVVTSFAIRQEAPALPAGAKGEPVLRPHRIAIGLYDLDETTGKLVRTDRIELDVDGALTAVPQLSGRRRPAVFLLNDDDLSYAKVRLDEQSLHVVTEHLGDFESSLPRALCWASAWDMTRDGELPTREYLSLVLSGIGKESDIGVVQSLHRQVKLAIELYADPTAREALLTRWTDATLAHLRSATPGSDHQLAWARAFAATARTPEQLDLLDGLLEGTQTIEGLAVDTELRWAFVERLAAVGRFDEAEIAGEYERDRTAAGERHAATARAARPTEEAKAEAWASVIDSDKLPNAVQEAVIGGFVQTDQRELLAPYTDRYFEILKSVWDSRSHEIAQQIAVGLYPSLQVSQDTLAKTDTWLAAAQPNAALARLVSESRAGVERALKAQAADAAAQ
- a CDS encoding SDR family oxidoreductase, encoding MNGHDISTQDSATQDSGTRDTGREGALAGRVALVAGATRGAGRALAVELGRAGATVYVTGRTTRERASEVGRTTETIEETAELVGAAGGTGIAVPTDHLDPDQVRALVERIGREQDRLDILVNDLWGGEHLLTGSVFGKKSWQTPLADGLRILDLGVRSHVITAALALPLLVRSDAPLHVEVTDGTAAFNRRYRENLYYDLAKTAPIRIAFGLGQELAEYGGTAVAVTPGFLRSEQMLAHFGVTEENWRDAVTQDPHFAIAESPRYLARAVAALAADPDRAARWNGGSTSSAELARTYGVRDVDGSRPDALAYFEDVVYGGKAGSPDDYR
- a CDS encoding SDR family NAD(P)-dependent oxidoreductase gives rise to the protein MSNSQPSCDRPRVLDGKVAMITGASSGIGAAAARLFAREGAAVVVTARRAERLRALVEEISAVGGRALAVPADVASAADVERVVRSAVDAFGRLDCAFNNAGFGTAGTELHETGQDVYEQTMDVNVRGVWNCLRFQIPEMLGAGGGTIVNTSSVAGQRATGASAAYVAAKHAVLGLTRAAAAEYAQRGIRVNALVVGSTRTEMMDRAVRTMPELRERFEDETLQKRMAGPAEVAEAALWLCSDRASFVTGAAMPVDGGTTAA